Part of the Candidatus Thorarchaeota archaeon genome, CACAGTGACTATGCTCTTAAGCACATAGCTTTGACATGCGATTGGTGATATCTTGACCCATCTCTTCGGTACAAATGGAGTACGTGGGGTCATCAACTCCGAGCTCACTGTCGACATGGTCCTAGACATAGCCCGTGCAGTCGGAACGGTCTTGGGACCTGCGCCGATTGCAGTGTCTAGAGACTCGCGGATGGGCGGGGACATGTATCTGTCGGCGGTCGTGTCCGGTCTGCTGTCCACCGGTTGCAGTGTTGTCGACATTGGGCCTGCCCCAACTCCGACTCTTCAGTATGCCATACCGCGCATTCGATGTGCCGGCGGAGTGATGGTCACCGCATCTCACAATCCGCCGAGGTTCAGTGGGGTGAAGGTGATCGGTGCTGATGGCATTGAGGTCAGTCGTGAAGTGGAGGCCCGCATCGAGAGCGTTTATTTCGCGAAGTCCTTCAGGAACGTGAGCTGGACAGAGATACGAGGAGTCACCCGTGACGATTCACCCATTCGCAGTTACATCGATGCAATCAAGTCGAAGGTGAACTCTGAGGCCATACGAAAGCGGTCGCTGAAGGTAGTCGTGGATGGGGCCAACAGCGTCGGCTCACTTGTGACTCCACTTCTTCTTCGGGAGCTTGGCTGTCATGTGGTGAGCATAAACGCTCAGATGGATGGGCACTTTCCGGGTCGAGAACCAGAACCACTGCCCGAGAACATCACTTTCCTCAGTCAGGCTGTCAAGTCCCTCGGCGCAGACCTTGGAATCGCACATGACGGGGACGCTGACCGTGCCACATTCGTGGACGAGAGAGGACAGGTCCTATGGGGCGACCAGTCCTTTGCCATAGTCGCCTCTCGTGTGTTGAGGCGGATGAAGGACTCGGTGCTTGTCACGCCGGTGAGTAGCGGGCGGCTGATTGAGGACGTTGCCAGAGACGCGGGGGCACGAGTGGAATGGACACGCGTGGGGAGCGTAGTGGTGTCTCACAGGCTGGTCGAGATTGGTGCACAACTGGGTGGCGAGGAGAATGGGGGTGTGTTCTATCCGCTCCATCAACCAGTCCGAGACGGAGCGATGACTGCAGCTCTGATAGTCGAGATCATGTCGACCGAGGAGAAGTCACTCTCGCGACTGGTCGCTGAGTTGCCGGTCTACTACAACAAGAAGTCAAAGGTCCCGGTTCCACCTGAGAAGGAGGAGTCGGTTCTGCCATCACTCTTGCAAATGACAGATGGTATGCAGAGAGTCACACTTGATGGAGTAAAAGTGATCTACGACGAAGGGTGGGTCCTCATGCGTCCCTCAGGAACTGAGCCGCTGTGGAGGTGTTTCGCGGAAGGAAGGAGTCTCGAGTCCGCAACACACCTCTGCAAGCTGGGCGAAGACATGATTCGGAGCGCAGCTGGCTTGTGAAACCAGCGAGCGTCACCATCGTAGATAGAACTCACGAGATGAGGAAGACCGGGTGGCCTTCCTCACTCAGATTGTGATCCCGAGAATGACCTACTGGGTCTTCTCTTCCTTCTTCTCTTCCTTCTTCTCTCCCGACACGGACTCCTCATCGAAGTCGAAGTCCTCGAGAGGCTCAGGGGCGGGTGTGGTGAGCATGGTCCAGCCAATCCACATTGCAATCACACATATCAGGACTGCAGCCAGCCAGACCGGAAGGATGATCAGAAACATCGGGTCTGGAGCGAGAATCTGGTCAAGGATCGTTCCTGCACCGAAGGTAGTATGGACCCAGTCTCCGAGGCTTGGAATCAACTTCAGAAGGACAAGTCCCCATGTATAGTACACCATGACTAGTAGCGCCAGGATAAGCATCAATGCGCCTGCAATCTTCTCTTTGCCCATTTATCCGTCTCCTGAGTGGGAGTTATGGAACTGATTCCATGACGGCTTCGTCTATCATAAAAGGATTACGCAGCTGCGTATATTCCGTCGGCGCAGGTGACAACGTACGTCTGGTGCAAGCCCAGATGAGCCGTCCGGACTTCGGTTCGAGTCGTAGTCGTCGTTCGTGTGCTCCGTGTTCCTTGCTTGTCCTCGTGCGCATTGCTTATAATGGGCGCAGTTCAGTCTGCGGGCCACAGCAAAGATGGGAACTCACTCTGAGGTGCGTGCGATGAAGATTATCGTTCCAGTCAAACAGGTGCCAGAGGTGTCAGAGGTGAAAGTCAACCCTGACACAGGCACTCTCATACGAGATGGTGTACCGAGCATTCTCAATCCGTTCGACGAGATAGCTGTTGAAGAGGCTGTCAGAATCAAGGAACGACTTGCTGATGACACCGAAATCACAGTGATAACGATGGGGCCACCGCAAGCGAAGGACGCCCTTTACAAGGCACTCGCCATGGGTGCTGACAAGGCAGTCCTTCTCACTGACCGTTCATTTGCGGGTGCTGATACCTGGGCGACTGCTTTCACACTTTCTGAACAGATCAAGAAGATGGAGTACGACCTTGTCATCTGTGGCAAGCAGGCCATCGATGGCGATACTGCCCAAGTCGGTCCTGAGCTCGCGGAGCTGCTAGGCATACCCCAGATATGCTATGTCCGCCATCTTGAGTTTGATGAGGACCGCAAACATGTGATTTGTCACAGGGCGACTGATGAAGGTTATGAGGTTGTGAAGGCCAAGTTGCCAGCCCTAATCACTGCTAACAAGGGCCTCAATGAACCCCGGCTACCGAACATCATGGGCATAATGAAGGCAAAGAAGAAGCCACTTGAAGAGGTTGGTGCTGCCAAACTTGGTGTGCCAGAGGACCGAATCGGGCTAAAGGGGTCTCCAACCACTGTCAGGAGAGTGTTTCCACCGCAGAAGCGGAAGGGTGGTATCAAACTCGAAGGTGTCACAGCAAAAGAAGCTGTTCAGAAGCTGGTCGAGTTTCTAGCAGAGAAGGGGGCGATATGAGAGATGGGTCTGATATACAAGAGAGAGACCTGCACTGGTTGCATGTTGTGCATAAAGGTCTGCAATTTCGGTGCAATTGAGAAGGATGGTGACAAGGTCAAGTTTGACTTTGACAAGTGCGTACTCTGCGGCTCCTGCGAGGAGGTCTGCCCCGTCGATGCGATTGAGATTGAACGGCAGGTCATATGTGCAGAAGCACTGGCAGAGTACAAGGACGTCTGGGTCATCTGTGAGGCAGTTGGGACTCGCCTGAGGAACGTATCGTATGAGCTGGTGACCAAGGCAAGGGAGCTTGCGGACAAGCTGGGAGAGAAAGTGGTCGCAGTCCTTATGGGAAATGGTATTGCGCACTTTGCTGACTCATTGATACATCAGGGCGCAGACCGGGTGATTGTGGTCGATAACCCCACACTTGCTGACTACACTACTGATGCGTACACCATCACTGTGGGTTCGCTCATCGCCTCGAGAAAGCCCGCAGTAGTCCTCTTCGGAGCAACAAACAACGGCCGTGATCTCGCACCCAGAGTGGCAGCCCGGTTCAAGCTCGGCCTCACTGCTGATTGCACAGGTCTTGACATCGATGAGAAACGCCAGCTGGTGCAGACACGTCCCGCGTTCGGAGGCAACATTATGGCGGAGATTCTGTGCCCCTACACTCGTCCACAGATGGCGACAGTGCGGCCTAATGTGTTCAAGCCGAGTGCTCCGGATGAATCCCGGAAGGGCGAGGTAGAAACTGTGCAGGTCAAGATAAGTCCAGTCCAAGTTCGCACCAAAGTACTGGAGAAGGTCTCTGAGGTGTCTGAGGGAGTCAAGTCTGTAGAAGAGGCAGAGGTCGTCGTCTGCAGTGGCCGCGGTATCAAGGACCCCTCAAACCTCGACTTGCCGCGACAGCTCGCAGCACTCCTCGACGCTGCAATCGGAGGCTCTCGACCCGTTGTGGATGCAGGCTGGCTTCCACCCAGTCAACAGGTCGGTCAGTCCGGTCGTACTATCTGCCCGAAACTCTACTTCGCGCTTGGAATATCCGGGCAGATTCAGCATCTCGCTGGAATGAGTAGCAGTGAGGTCGTGGTTGCCATCAACAAGGACCCTGAGGCTCCTATTTTCGGCATAGCTGACTTCGGGATTGTTGGAGACATATTTGAGGTAGTGCCTGCGCTAATTGAGGAGCTGAAGCGGTTCAAATCTGAGCGTTGATACAGACATGTATGTTGCGCTGCCCTGAATCGTGCTACGCCTTGAAGTGAGCACTTGAAATAGTGCTCACTGACACGGGCTGGGTTTGCAGCAGCTGCCCAGAAGCTGGACCATCTTGGACAACACTGCTTGGTGCCCATATACCTCAGTGCGTGAACAGAGAGACAGAGGTCGACTGGACACATCGTGAGACCTCAAGCAGTGACCCTACCCAGCGCCGTCTCCTGGGGGCGATAACACTCCTGTGTCCAGCTCTGTCCGACTAGGAACGAACGGTCGGCGCTTGTCGATGCGAGTATTCTGCCTCTCAATCATGCTTGTAGATTCCTTTACTACTCGTGTGTGATTCAAACTCAAGGAGGAATTGTGATTGGTATTCAGTCCACTCGGTCCGGGAATGGAACTCGTCTGGGACATAGTCGCAATGGTCATCTCGATACTGGCCGTAATGCTGGTTGTCCTGATTAACGGAGCGATCCAGAAGGGCGGCAAGCTGTCTTCAGACGTGACGCGGAAGATTGTCCATATCTTCGCAGGACCAGTCTTCTTGGTCACTTGGCCACTCTATACAGGGGGACTCCTGAGCAGAGTCATCGCGGCTGTGGTGCCCATCCTCTTTGTCCTGCTCTTCGTGGGCATTGGGACTGGAAAGGTGAAGAACGAGGCCTTTGTCGCGTCCATGTCTAGGTCGGGGAAACCGGAAGAGCTGCTTAAGGGAACGCTCTACTATGCCATATGGATTGTTATCATCACGCTGCTATGGTTCTACGTCCCGCCCGCAGGTCTGGCCAGTGCCAGTCCTCTTGCACTGATTATCATCGGGTGCGTTGCTGGTGGCGATGGCATGGCCGACATAGTCGGGCGGAAGTACGGAGGCGAACGGAAATTCGGTATTGGTGGAGCACAGAAGACAGTCGCTGGCTCCTTTGGGATGTTGATTGGCTCCCTTGTGTTCTGTAGTGCACTCGTCCTGATATTCTCGCTTGAAGCCGGCTTCAGCTTGATTGCCATGTTTCCAGTCATCCTCATCATAAGCATAGTGGCTACTCTGGTCGAAGCGCTCAGTCCTAGCAGTCTGGACAACTGGACAGTACCAATCTCGGTGGTCATCGTAGCGGCTGTGCTCAGCTCTGTAACGATGTGGTCATTCCCGCTTCTCACGCTGTGATAGGTGGTGCAGGTCTTGACTGGAGATGTGACAGTTCTGAAACTGGGTGGCTCGCTCCTCACTGACAAGTCGAAGCCCTACACGGCCAGAGAGGATGTGATTAGGCGGGTCGCCCATGACATCAGGGACTGTCTGGACTCCGGGCTGCTCCAGTCCCTTGTGCTGCTTCATGGAGTCGGGTCGTTTGGGCACCCGCCGGTGCTCGAGCATGGACTGCACAAGGGCTTCAGAGACAAGTCGCAGCTGATGCCTCTCACCCGGACACAACAGAAGGTGAACGAGTACAGGCTCATGCTGGTGAAACACATGCATGAGGCAGGGCTCCCTGTGAACCTGATGCATCCATCCTCGATGATTGTTTCCGAGGGGATGCGGATATCCAGTTGGTGTCTTGACCCACTCAAGGGGTATCTTGACCTTGGAACGATACCGTTCTTGGGCGGGGACGTTATATTCGACCGCAAGATGGGGTTCAGTGTCGGCAGCGCTGACCAGATGGCTGTACTATTGACACGTGAGCTATCAGCCAAGCGGCTGCTCTTTGCCACCGATGTTGCTGGCGTCTTTGACAGGAGCCCGAAGGCGGCGGGGGCGAGGTTTATGCCCGAGATTCACCTGAAAGACCTTGACCGGCTCTTCGCGGAGATGGGCGCAACAGGGGCAGTGGATGCAACTGGCGCAATGAAGGGGAAGCTCTCATCGCTCCTGCCAATCGCAGACATGATTGAGAAGGGACTTGAGGTTTCGATTCTCTCATTGATGCGAGAGGGGAGTCTGCGGAGTCACCTGACTGGGAGTCTGGACTGCACACGGATTCGTGCTTGAGGTGTCAGTGGCACAACTGTAGCTCACACGGCATCCCAGGGAGCTGAGCACTTGCGAAACTGGAAGGTGGTCCTGCTGGTCCGTCTGCCGGTGTACTTATCACCGGGGGCCACTCTAAGTGTATGGAGCAAGTGGCTTAGATGACATCTGCAATCTTGAAGCGGCCTTCCAGATCAAGGCCGTCGACCTTCTCTGTAGTGGCAAGAGACCCCACGACTCACGATTTGGGCGTGATTGTGCAGAGCAAGTTCCCTGCCGTGGGCTCACTTGTGCCATTTGCGGCTGCAGAGGTCGGCGCCATAGCCACTCAGGCATGGGCCAACGTCTCGTTTGGTCCTAGAGGGCTGGAGTTGCTCTCGCGTGGCATGACTGCCACCGAAGTCCTCAAGTCCCTATTGAAGGACGACACAAAGGCTGAACACAGACAGGTTGGAATTGTAGACTCGTACGGAAGGGCGGCGGTGCACACTGGAAGCGAGTGTATGCAGTGGGCAGGACACGTAATTGGCGATGGTTTCTCCTGTCAGGGAAATATCCTTGCAGGAGAGTCTGTCGTCTCTTCAATGGCACATGCCTACGAGAGCACTGAGGGCGACCTGATTGACCGGCTGTTCGCAGCACTGAAGGCAGGCCAAGCCGAGGGCGGAGACCGAAGGGGGATGCAGTCCGCAGCACTCCTAGTCGTCAGGAAGAACGGTGGTTATGAAGGTGGAACAGACCGCTACGTTGATGTGCGCGTGGACGATCACCGTTCCCCAATCGAAGAGCTTGAGCGTGTCTTCAGAATCTATGACATGACGCTGCTGAGCCGTGAGCCAACCAGTGCGTTGCTGGAGATTCGGGATGATGTCGCTCTGAGGATACAGGAGGCATTGGTGCGCTTGGGATACCTAGACCGTGTAGAGAGGTTTGGGTTCTCCTCACATGCGCAGAGTGCTCTTCAAGCCTATCTGAACTACAGCAACTTCGAGAACAAGGCGCGTGATGACGGAAGGATTTGGAAGAGCGTCTACAATTACCTGCTGGAGGACGCTGCGAAGGCTTCTGCTGAGAAGTAGGATGCGCTCTCGTAGTTGAGACTCCAGTCTGAGCTTCAGTGTGAGGCTTCGCCATGCAACTAGCTTCTCTACTGTATTGTAACCGAAAGTTTATTAACAACTGTAATAATGTACAGTATTGAAGTACACTGACCGTGACAACCAAGAACACGAACTGGACTCCGCGTGACTCACACGCCTAGAGACTCGTGCTTCGATTCCCATGGGCTGCCAACTCGCGGTCCATGAGTACCGTCTTGGTTGTTCGGAAGGGGTGACAAAGAATGGGTGAATTCCGGGATGAGATTCGAAGGGAACTCGATGAGATTCGCGAGTTGAAGCAGCGACTGAAGGAAGAGCTAGACTCTCTAAGGAGAGAGAGGGATGAATTCCGTCGGCACAGGCCGCGAGAACGACCCCCTCATCGTGAACCGCCTCCACCTAGAGCTGCAGTAATCGACCTGAGTGGGATAACTGAAGGTCTGGATGAGATGATGGCTGGAATCGGCGAGCAAATACGAATGAGCGTGGAAGGCCTAGACAGATGCGGAAGACGCATTCATGGCCCATTCATTCGATTCTCCAGAGACTCAAGGGAGAGGCGTAGGGCTATTGAGCAGATCTCTCCTGAGAGAGTTGCCAGAGTGATATCTCCTCTGGGAAGTGAGGAGCGACTCAGGATCCTCGAGTCTCTGAAGGACGGAGGCAAGACTTTCAATGAACTTGAGGAACAGACTGGTCGGACCGGAAGCTCTCTCACGCACCATCTCAATCCGTTGCTTGAGGCAGGTTATGTCATCAAGGGCGAAGTCCGTGGTACATACTACCTCTCTGTCGAGGGAAGACTTGCATACAGGCTTGCACAGTGGCTGACCAGCAAGGTGGAGAGAGAGCGGAGGTCAAATGGTAACCACGACGAGACTGAGCACGCTGAAGCACCCTCTGATCCAGAGGAGTTTGACTCGGGGACTGAAACAGAATCGAGAGATACTGAGGTCGTTGAAGAACCGGAGCATACTGAGCACGAAGACGAATGGGGTGGCAACTGATGAGAGACCTCACTGTGAGCAATGAACTACGTGTGTTGACCGAGGACTGTCAGCTCATCTCGGCCAAGACCGCGATAGTGGAGTCAAGGGCCGGTTGCATCTGGGCCCCGTTGATGCGTAGTGACACCAGAGTAGGTGTCGTCTTCATGGGGCCGTCCCGAATTGCAGTGGACGCTATCACTGAGACTGAGATGGGTGCTATAGGCCGGTCGATCACCGACTCCTTGACGGGCGTCTCTGTATTGATAGGTGCGGTTTCTGTGGAACAGAAGTCGCGGGACGCACAAGAGGACGATTTCCCGGCTGCCGGCTGCAAAGGTGTCGGTGAGTTCCTTCAGATGGCACAGGAAAGACTCAGAGAACTGCGTCTGGAGAAGTCAGACATGGACTCGGGCTCGATGGCTCTGTTTGCCAAGGGAAGCGACGAAGAGGACATCCTTCTTCGAGTCAAGGACGATAGTATCGTGTTCATGCATGGTAGACGAATACACGTCCTAAGCAAGCAATCGTCTGTCTCTGTCGGAGAGGAAGGTGTGGCAGTGAGAGGCAGACGCGGCAAGACTATCGTGATTGGCCGCCACGACCTCTGGGGACTTGATGGTCTCAGCGACCTGCCAGACATGATTGAAAGACAGGTCCGAAGAGCGATTCGCGTACTTGACACAGGATCGAGTCCTCCTCATCGTCTGCATGGACGTTTCTGCCATGATGTGGATGATGGCGCGTTAGATGAGGCAGATGACTGGGACTCCTAGTCCAGCATTTCTCCTACGTGCGTGATGAGGGCGCTTCCTGCGCCTCCTTTCCCGCTGACATTGCCTCTGTAGAGTGTGACTGGATCTGTAGTTCATATAGTGCGTAGTACTTGCCTCTCCGTTTCATCAGCTCCGAGTGGGTTCCACTTTCAACAATCCGTCCTTGGTCCATCACGATGATTCGGTCGGCCTGCACAATTGTTGACAGGCGGTGTGCAATCACGACCGAGGTCCTGTCCTTCAGCAGTTCTCTCAGTCCTCTCTGAATTGCGTACTCTGTGTA contains:
- the glmM gene encoding phosphoglucosamine mutase, producing the protein MTHLFGTNGVRGVINSELTVDMVLDIARAVGTVLGPAPIAVSRDSRMGGDMYLSAVVSGLLSTGCSVVDIGPAPTPTLQYAIPRIRCAGGVMVTASHNPPRFSGVKVIGADGIEVSREVEARIESVYFAKSFRNVSWTEIRGVTRDDSPIRSYIDAIKSKVNSEAIRKRSLKVVVDGANSVGSLVTPLLLRELGCHVVSINAQMDGHFPGREPEPLPENITFLSQAVKSLGADLGIAHDGDADRATFVDERGQVLWGDQSFAIVASRVLRRMKDSVLVTPVSSGRLIEDVARDAGARVEWTRVGSVVVSHRLVEIGAQLGGEENGGVFYPLHQPVRDGAMTAALIVEIMSTEEKSLSRLVAELPVYYNKKSKVPVPPEKEESVLPSLLQMTDGMQRVTLDGVKVIYDEGWVLMRPSGTEPLWRCFAEGRSLESATHLCKLGEDMIRSAAGL
- a CDS encoding electron transfer flavoprotein subunit beta/FixA family protein, whose protein sequence is MKIIVPVKQVPEVSEVKVNPDTGTLIRDGVPSILNPFDEIAVEEAVRIKERLADDTEITVITMGPPQAKDALYKALAMGADKAVLLTDRSFAGADTWATAFTLSEQIKKMEYDLVICGKQAIDGDTAQVGPELAELLGIPQICYVRHLEFDEDRKHVICHRATDEGYEVVKAKLPALITANKGLNEPRLPNIMGIMKAKKKPLEEVGAAKLGVPEDRIGLKGSPTTVRRVFPPQKRKGGIKLEGVTAKEAVQKLVEFLAEKGAI
- a CDS encoding electron transfer flavoprotein subunit alpha; the encoded protein is MGLIYKRETCTGCMLCIKVCNFGAIEKDGDKVKFDFDKCVLCGSCEEVCPVDAIEIERQVICAEALAEYKDVWVICEAVGTRLRNVSYELVTKARELADKLGEKVVAVLMGNGIAHFADSLIHQGADRVIVVDNPTLADYTTDAYTITVGSLIASRKPAVVLFGATNNGRDLAPRVAARFKLGLTADCTGLDIDEKRQLVQTRPAFGGNIMAEILCPYTRPQMATVRPNVFKPSAPDESRKGEVETVQVKISPVQVRTKVLEKVSEVSEGVKSVEEAEVVVCSGRGIKDPSNLDLPRQLAALLDAAIGGSRPVVDAGWLPPSQQVGQSGRTICPKLYFALGISGQIQHLAGMSSSEVVVAINKDPEAPIFGIADFGIVGDIFEVVPALIEELKRFKSER
- a CDS encoding isopentenyl phosphate kinase family protein; translated protein: MTGDVTVLKLGGSLLTDKSKPYTAREDVIRRVAHDIRDCLDSGLLQSLVLLHGVGSFGHPPVLEHGLHKGFRDKSQLMPLTRTQQKVNEYRLMLVKHMHEAGLPVNLMHPSSMIVSEGMRISSWCLDPLKGYLDLGTIPFLGGDVIFDRKMGFSVGSADQMAVLLTRELSAKRLLFATDVAGVFDRSPKAAGARFMPEIHLKDLDRLFAEMGATGAVDATGAMKGKLSSLLPIADMIEKGLEVSILSLMREGSLRSHLTGSLDCTRIRA
- a CDS encoding DUF1028 domain-containing protein yields the protein MTSAILKRPSRSRPSTFSVVARDPTTHDLGVIVQSKFPAVGSLVPFAAAEVGAIATQAWANVSFGPRGLELLSRGMTATEVLKSLLKDDTKAEHRQVGIVDSYGRAAVHTGSECMQWAGHVIGDGFSCQGNILAGESVVSSMAHAYESTEGDLIDRLFAALKAGQAEGGDRRGMQSAALLVVRKNGGYEGGTDRYVDVRVDDHRSPIEELERVFRIYDMTLLSREPTSALLEIRDDVALRIQEALVRLGYLDRVERFGFSSHAQSALQAYLNYSNFENKARDDGRIWKSVYNYLLEDAAKASAEK
- a CDS encoding winged helix-turn-helix transcriptional regulator; amino-acid sequence: MGEFRDEIRRELDEIRELKQRLKEELDSLRRERDEFRRHRPRERPPHREPPPPRAAVIDLSGITEGLDEMMAGIGEQIRMSVEGLDRCGRRIHGPFIRFSRDSRERRRAIEQISPERVARVISPLGSEERLRILESLKDGGKTFNELEEQTGRTGSSLTHHLNPLLEAGYVIKGEVRGTYYLSVEGRLAYRLAQWLTSKVERERRSNGNHDETEHAEAPSDPEEFDSGTETESRDTEVVEEPEHTEHEDEWGGN